From Deltaproteobacteria bacterium:
CTGGCGTGGTGAGTGCGGAAGAAATGGCCTGGGGCGATGCCGGTATCATGCTTTGCTTCCCGACAGCCGGCTTAGGGAACGCTGCCATCCAGGCTGTGGGCACACCTGAGCAAAAAACCCGCCTGGGCGGGAAATTCACGGCCATGGCCATCACCGAGCCTGGCACCGGTTCGGACACCGCCGCCGTCACGACCACGGCTAAACTTGACCCGGATACAAACGAGTGGATCATCAACGGGGAGAAAATCTTCATCACCTCTGGCGACCGGTGTGAAGCCGTGGTCGTCTGGGCGACGCTAGATAAGAGTATAGGCCGGGCGGCCATCAAGAGCTTTGTCGTGGAAAAAGGCTCGCCAGGCATGACCTTGACCAAGGTCGAAGATAAACTGGGCATTCGCGCTTCGGACACCGCCTCCATTGTCTTTGAAGACTGCCGCATTCCCTATGACAACATCCTGGGCAGCCCGGAGATCAAGGAGAGAAAGAAAGGCCTCGGAGGCGCCATGGCCACCTTTGACGCCACCCGGCCGACTGTCGCGGCCATGGCTATCGGTGTGGCCCGGGCCGCGCTGGAGTTCACCAAACAGAAACTGGAAGAAGAGGGTTACACCTTCCCGTATGATCGCGGCCAGCATCAATTGAGCGCTATCCAAAAAGATATGCTGGATATGGAGGTTAATCTGGAGGTGGCCCGTCTTCTGATCTGGCGCGCCGCGGCCATGATGGATAAAGGTATCAGAAACAGCCTTGAGGCCTCCATGTCCAAGGCCAAAGCCGGTCGAGCCGCCACCCTCGTGACCCAAAAATGTTTGGAAATACTGGGCTCGCAAGGCTACGGCTGTAATTGGCTTGTGGAAAAATGGATGCGCGATTGTAAAATCAACGATATCTTTGAAGGCACCGGGCAGATTCAGATGCTTATTATCGCCCGCAACATCCTGGGATTTACCCGCGATCAGCTGAAATAGTCGGAGGCAGGCGCTTTCCATGCGCCTGCCTCAGTATACAGCCAAGCCATGAAAACCAGCCAAATCCAAGGAGGCAGAAAATGAATTTGGTTGAGCTAGCCGAACAAAACTATGAAATGTTTGGCGAACACACCGTAGTTATTTATAATGATCAGGAATACACAAACGTGCAGCTGTTCAAATCGGCTAATAAACTGGCGCACGGTTTGAAAAGCCTGGGGCTTAGGCCTGGAGATAGAGTACTGGTCATGCTTATGAATTCTCCCGAGGTCATAATTAGCTACCAAGGCATATTAAGAGCGGGCGCCATCATCATCCCGGTGGTCTTTCTCCTGGGAGAAAAAGAGGTGGCCCATATTTTAAGGAATTCTGAAGCTGCGGCCATTATCACCTCGAGTGCCTTTATGGAAAAAGTGAAGGTTGCCACAGAGGGAATCGAGACCCTGAAACATATCATTATTCTCGAAGACGAGGATATTCCCGGAACCATCAAGTTTTCTCAGCTTTTAAACGAAAGCCCTGACGAAAAACCTGATGTTGACATTAAAGAAAACGACCTGGCGGTTATTCTCTATACTGCCGGGACCACTGGAGCGCCCAAGGGTGTGATGCTGACCCATAAAAATCTTTACTCTAATGCTGTAAGCGCGGCAAAAACGGCAGACATTGACCCAGATGACATCTCGCTTCACCTCCTGCCGCTTTCCCACTCCTACGGCCTCACCGTCATGAACGCCGGGTGGATGTTTCCTAATAAAAGCGTACTCATGTCCTGGTTCGACCTTGAGGGGGCCTGCAAGCTCATCGAGAAGTATAAAATCAGCGGTTTTGCAGGGGTGCCGGCCATGTTCGCCATAATGCTCAACAGTCCTGAGACAGATAAATACGACCTCTCCAGCCTGAAAGAATGCGGTTCCGGTTCGGCCCCTCTCCC
This genomic window contains:
- a CDS encoding acyl-CoA dehydrogenase family protein, translated to MIDFELLPATKQGLKGTHALAAGLFRKIARYYDDHEHDKVQELYDMVETMKKAASAPKKEEKEEKPAEAKPAPRLEPSVAGVVSAEEMAWGDAGIMLCFPTAGLGNAAIQAVGTPEQKTRLGGKFTAMAITEPGTGSDTAAVTTTAKLDPDTNEWIINGEKIFITSGDRCEAVVVWATLDKSIGRAAIKSFVVEKGSPGMTLTKVEDKLGIRASDTASIVFEDCRIPYDNILGSPEIKERKKGLGGAMATFDATRPTVAAMAIGVARAALEFTKQKLEEEGYTFPYDRGQHQLSAIQKDMLDMEVNLEVARLLIWRAAAMMDKGIRNSLEASMSKAKAGRAATLVTQKCLEILGSQGYGCNWLVEKWMRDCKINDIFEGTGQIQMLIIARNILGFTRDQLK
- a CDS encoding long-chain fatty acid--CoA ligase is translated as MNLVELAEQNYEMFGEHTVVIYNDQEYTNVQLFKSANKLAHGLKSLGLRPGDRVLVMLMNSPEVIISYQGILRAGAIIIPVVFLLGEKEVAHILRNSEAAAIITSSAFMEKVKVATEGIETLKHIIILEDEDIPGTIKFSQLLNESPDEKPDVDIKENDLAVILYTAGTTGAPKGVMLTHKNLYSNAVSAAKTADIDPDDISLHLLPLSHSYGLTVMNAGWMFPNKSVLMSWFDLEGACKLIEKYKISGFAGVPAMFAIMLNSPETDKYDLSSLKECGSGSAPLPVEVLRGFEEKFNCIILEGYGLSEAAPVVSTHYRNRERKPGSIGQVIPDVEVKVVDEDGNEAPQGELGELIVKGPNVSPGYYNLPQETAEAFKNGWLYTGDMATMDEDGYLYIVERKKDLIIRGGFNIVPRDVEEVLYQHPAVIDAAVIGVPDPIMGEEIKAFVVLKEGEQVTEEEITRHCQEHLAKYKTPKFIEFTDALPRNPIGKIMRKELRELHAKIKE